A window of the Mesoplasma florum L1 genome harbors these coding sequences:
- a CDS encoding adenylosuccinate synthase, translating into MREINSLVVVGSQWGDEGKGKMTDYFAQKADVVVRFAGGDNAGHVINFNGQKHKVTIIPSGIFNSEVTSVIGNGCAVNLINLVKELETIKNSGVKLGKLLISDRAQLILPYHILIDGAQEESRGARKIGTTKRGIGPTYQDKAARLGIRVADIEEEDFKETFKEIFEYQMMFLDRMFNVESIDFEETYANLINAYNVIKDCVTDTGIFVEQAIKNGKKVLFEGAQGALLDIDHGTYPYVTSSNTSANNASTGTGISHKLINNTLGVVKAYSTRVGAGAFPTELLNEVGDGIRERGHEYGSNTKRPRRVGWLDLVALKHAIRTSGIDYLFITLLDVLSGVEELLICDKYILNGEEINYIPATSSKHEKCKANYISMPGWKEDITKVKHFEELPLNAKNYLNKIAEICEVEISGFSVGPDRLQTVITKEIM; encoded by the coding sequence ATGAGAGAGATAAATTCATTAGTAGTAGTTGGTAGTCAATGAGGAGATGAAGGTAAAGGTAAAATGACAGATTACTTTGCTCAAAAAGCAGACGTAGTTGTTAGATTTGCTGGTGGTGATAATGCTGGTCATGTTATAAACTTTAATGGCCAAAAACATAAAGTAACGATTATTCCTTCAGGTATTTTTAATAGCGAAGTAACAAGTGTAATTGGTAATGGTTGTGCTGTAAACTTAATAAACTTAGTAAAAGAACTTGAAACAATTAAAAACAGTGGAGTTAAGTTAGGTAAACTTTTAATTTCTGATAGAGCTCAATTAATATTGCCATATCACATATTAATAGATGGTGCTCAAGAAGAATCAAGAGGAGCAAGAAAAATTGGTACAACAAAAAGAGGTATTGGACCAACTTATCAAGATAAAGCTGCAAGATTAGGAATTAGAGTTGCTGATATTGAAGAAGAAGATTTTAAAGAAACATTTAAAGAAATTTTTGAATATCAAATGATGTTCTTGGACAGAATGTTTAATGTTGAAAGCATTGACTTTGAAGAAACTTATGCTAATTTAATAAATGCATATAACGTAATTAAAGATTGTGTTACAGATACAGGTATTTTTGTTGAGCAAGCTATTAAAAATGGTAAAAAAGTTTTATTTGAAGGAGCACAAGGAGCTTTATTAGATATTGATCATGGAACTTATCCATACGTAACTAGCTCAAATACTTCAGCAAACAATGCATCAACAGGTACAGGTATTTCTCATAAATTAATTAATAATACTTTAGGTGTTGTAAAAGCTTATTCAACAAGAGTTGGAGCAGGAGCTTTTCCTACTGAATTACTAAATGAAGTTGGTGATGGTATAAGAGAGCGTGGACATGAGTATGGATCAAATACTAAAAGACCAAGACGTGTTGGATGATTAGATTTAGTTGCATTAAAACATGCAATTAGAACTTCAGGAATTGATTACTTATTTATAACTCTCTTAGATGTATTATCAGGAGTTGAAGAATTACTTATTTGTGATAAATATATTTTAAATGGAGAAGAAATAAATTATATTCCAGCAACAAGTTCTAAACATGAAAAGTGTAAAGCAAATTATATTTCAATGCCAGGTTGAAAAGAAGATATAACAAAAGTTAAGCATTTCGAAGAATTACCATTAAATGCAAAAAACTATTTAAATAAAATTGCCGAAATTTGTGAAGTTGAAATATCTGGATTTTCAGTAGGTCCTGATAGATTACAAACTGTTATAACTAAAGAAATAATGTAG
- the purB gene encoding adenylosuccinate lyase: MIKRYSVNKIEKIWDENNKLNVWLDVEKKVTFAWMKLNVISKEEYLLIDKNAKINIGRMLEIENETRHDVVAFTRAISETLGNEKKWIHLGLTSTDVVDTAQNKLIQESNEVVLESLINLKNTLKEKALIYKKTLTMGRSHGIYGEPTSLGLKFLLWFDEIDRQIERFSLARKQIEVAKISGSMGNYANLEFEIEEIVAEQMGLGIDNISTQVTQRDRHAFLISVFANIASTLEKIATEIRLFQRSEVKEWHEGFKANQKGSSSMPHKKNPISSENITGLSRYLRSFTNTAFENNVLWHERDISHSSNERIIFSDVFNVLVYTLDRLKNTLDDLVIDENKMLEHINSQFNVFYSQPILNYLLINCDKSREEIYDFIQKCTFETMNNKVDFKQSLINNGIEKYIDNIEVLNKLFNIDYFIRNVEKIYNRTLNK, translated from the coding sequence ATGATAAAAAGATATTCTGTAAATAAGATAGAAAAGATTTGAGACGAAAACAATAAATTAAATGTTTGACTTGATGTAGAGAAAAAAGTAACTTTTGCATGAATGAAATTAAATGTTATTTCAAAAGAAGAATATTTGCTAATTGATAAAAATGCAAAAATAAACATTGGTAGAATGCTAGAAATAGAAAATGAAACACGTCATGATGTTGTTGCGTTTACTAGAGCTATTTCTGAAACACTAGGTAATGAAAAAAAATGAATTCATCTTGGTCTGACTTCAACTGATGTTGTTGATACAGCACAAAACAAATTAATACAAGAATCTAATGAAGTTGTTTTAGAGTCATTAATAAACTTAAAAAATACATTAAAAGAGAAAGCATTAATCTATAAAAAAACTTTAACAATGGGAAGATCTCATGGTATTTATGGTGAACCAACTTCTTTAGGACTTAAATTTTTATTATGATTTGATGAAATAGACAGACAAATTGAAAGATTTTCATTAGCCAGAAAACAAATTGAAGTAGCGAAAATATCTGGCTCAATGGGAAACTACGCTAATTTAGAATTTGAAATAGAAGAAATTGTTGCAGAACAAATGGGTTTAGGGATTGATAATATATCAACTCAAGTAACTCAACGTGATAGACATGCATTTTTGATAAGTGTATTTGCCAACATTGCATCTACTCTTGAAAAAATTGCTACTGAAATAAGATTATTTCAAAGAAGTGAAGTTAAAGAATGGCATGAAGGTTTTAAAGCAAATCAAAAAGGATCAAGCTCAATGCCTCATAAAAAAAATCCAATAAGTTCTGAAAATATAACTGGTCTTTCAAGATACTTAAGATCATTTACTAATACAGCTTTTGAAAATAATGTGTTATGACATGAAAGAGATATTTCACATAGTTCTAATGAAAGAATTATTTTTAGTGATGTATTCAATGTTTTAGTTTACACATTAGATAGATTAAAAAATACATTAGACGATTTAGTAATAGATGAAAATAAAATGTTAGAACACATTAATTCTCAGTTTAATGTTTTTTACAGTCAACCAATATTAAATTACCTTCTTATTAATTGCGATAAATCAAGAGAAGAAATATATGATTTTATTCAGAAATGTACTTTTGAAACAATGAATAATAAAGTAGACTTTAAACAATCTTTAATTAATAACGGTATAGAAAAATATATTGATAATATAGAAGTATTAAATAAACTTTTTAATATTGATTACTTCATAAGAAATGTTGAGAAGATATATAACAGAACATTAAATAAATAA
- a CDS encoding ribose-phosphate diphosphokinase: MLSKKENVHIFGLTQGVELAQEICDILGVKRKEVKTLKFADGEILIESLDSVRGKEIFVIQSTSTPVNESIMELLIAIDAFKRGSAEKINVVIPYYGYARQDRKAKGRQPITSKLVADLLTKAGADRVMSIDIHSPQSMGFFDVPMDNFYTAQTLATEIIDTIELNNWDPSNCILVSPDYGGMTRVHKVESYTGGVTNGIAVIGKRRPEPNKAEVEFVLGDIKDKHCFIIDDMIDTGGTIINAAKALKEQGAKDVHIFACHGLFNGPAKERMEAAIKEKIVEEVVVTNTIQIADEKKFNGLKIISVAPLLAEMIDSSISHESLTEVYNNKKQIIWDRAQCIVNKFKK, from the coding sequence ATGCTTTCAAAAAAAGAAAATGTACATATATTTGGTTTAACTCAAGGGGTTGAACTAGCACAAGAAATTTGTGATATTTTAGGGGTAAAAAGAAAAGAAGTTAAAACTTTAAAATTTGCTGATGGTGAAATATTAATAGAATCTTTAGACTCAGTTAGAGGTAAAGAAATCTTTGTAATACAATCAACATCAACACCAGTAAATGAAAGTATAATGGAATTATTAATTGCTATTGATGCTTTCAAAAGAGGAAGCGCTGAAAAAATTAATGTAGTTATTCCTTACTATGGTTATGCAAGACAAGATAGAAAAGCCAAAGGAAGACAACCAATTACATCAAAATTAGTTGCTGACTTATTAACTAAAGCAGGTGCTGACAGAGTTATGTCAATTGATATTCACTCTCCACAATCAATGGGATTCTTTGATGTTCCAATGGATAATTTCTATACAGCTCAAACATTAGCAACTGAAATTATAGATACAATTGAATTAAATAATTGAGACCCTTCTAATTGTATTTTAGTTTCTCCAGATTATGGTGGAATGACAAGGGTTCATAAAGTTGAATCTTACACAGGTGGTGTAACTAATGGAATTGCAGTTATTGGTAAAAGAAGGCCAGAACCTAATAAAGCTGAAGTTGAATTTGTTCTAGGTGATATAAAAGACAAACATTGTTTCATCATTGATGACATGATAGACACAGGCGGGACAATAATTAACGCAGCAAAAGCATTAAAAGAACAAGGCGCTAAAGATGTACATATTTTTGCTTGTCATGGTTTATTTAATGGGCCTGCAAAAGAAAGAATGGAAGCAGCAATTAAAGAAAAAATAGTTGAAGAAGTTGTAGTTACTAATACAATTCAAATAGCTGATGAAAAAAAATTCAATGGATTAAAAATTATTTCAGTGGCTCCTCTATTAGCAGAAATGATTGATTCATCAATCAGCCATGAATCTTTAACTGAAGTTTATAATAATAAAAAACAAATAATTTGAGATA